One region of Asterias rubens chromosome 5, eAstRub1.3, whole genome shotgun sequence genomic DNA includes:
- the LOC117290520 gene encoding uncharacterized protein LOC117290520 has translation MVDPGWKLVIPKKYLPYLGAGAAAVVTFAYILWGPDVDRGFNSRSGSKRKVAGLENLGNTCYLNTILQSLAACPGFVKWLSRALRRGFFKGKHNELAYKLSKTIEVVNDYSSSHSGAQVYSPHEVLHALYGCSWKSDRDQQDAHELFQFLLSVLGEDKEPVPSPLPLCDTSRFTGFDRSVFTQPDLHSNIEADLPKVSNKDGESPFKGLLANHLTCTVCGHKNPVTYSSFDCLTVPLPVSAFGTLSLESILAKFTQSELVHDVQCTECAKKLTSRTKQPPNRKPKSSAQKPQSRRDIKRRIRNSVTTPAVTLPTTTQTSEVVSATSETTPALSGINLMITPKMHSSIEVTPTSTLAPINCGIARPASDRGCGVVSPCGRSLSDKDLHARTSPSEKVSSDTSSTGYDTGSSGLEDRHGNINNGLNIQNPFQQVGVSELTSTSCCDNGGSVAEMDYLSEPSINGSAEEGAVSEHEKISNLHSERSVEKGALQDLDKPQYLNGGQISIENPKSSLHNSCTNESMTQEVTKLSPECALANGVHEDVSDNIKNRNSAQALESKQEIRVSHQVPTTNRSMPTGEHVNGNHPTDHQRLNQDMESDFRSHNDADSSANRSSQQPADESEITPPKCHSTPKTCPPALQSASSSDNRSIIVSGATPTPSQSVFGKIPGTDGPPTLTPSDSITNDITNEDLSLKCRRIFRKQLTLGKLPQCLCIHLQRVTWLSNGLPSRREEHIIFPEYLDMSLYKQTTAVNYTAQTTTAQSRVKLLRLLSEEEPMTSPQPPQRKASHGFIGSNFLAESGSKSPVGVSVPQLSPRISQQAPGFPVAEDGTTRLERMEGGVSGQGWRSADSIYRLASAVVHQGDAYSGHFLTFRRAPSTGTELLSDNWLCVSDESVYASTRKEVFSQKAYMLYYQRM, from the exons ATGGTCGATCCAGGATGGAAACTGGTGATTCCGAAGAAGTACCTGCCTTATTTGGGAGCGGGTGCTGCTGCTGTGGTCACATTTGCCTACATTCTGTGGGGACCAGATGTCGACCGTGGTTTCAACTCGAGATCCGGATCGAAAC GGAAAGTTGCAGGACTGGAAAACCTTGGCAACACGTGTTACTTGAACACCATTTTACAGAGTCTGGCAGCATGCCCAGGGTTTGTAAAGTGGCTCAGTCGAGCTCTCAGAAGAGGATTctttaaaggaaaacacaaTGAACTAGCGTACAAGCTATCAAAAACTATCGAAG TTGTGAACGACTATTCATCAAGCCATAGTGGTGCCCAGGTGTACTCTCCCCATGAAGTACTTCATGCTTTATATGGGTGTAGTTGGAAGTCTGACAGGGACCAACAG GATGCGCATGAATTGTTCCAGTTTCTCTTGTCTGTTTTGGGTGAAGACAAGGAACCAGTTCCTTCCCCATTGCCCCTGTGCGATACATCAAGATTTACG GGATTTGACAGGAGTGTCTTCACCCAACCAGACCTTCATTCTAACATTGAGGCTGATTTACCTAAAGTTTCCAATAAAGACGGGGAGTCACCATTCAAGGGACTGCTAGCCAATCATCTCACATGTACAGTGTGTGGACACAAG AATCCAGTGACATACAGCAGCTTTGACTGCCTAACCGTCCCCCTTCCGGTGTCAGCGTTTGGCACATTGTCCCTGGAAAGTATCCTAGCCAAGTTTACCCAGTCCGAATTAGTCCATGATGTTCAATGTACTGAATGTGCCAAGAAACTCACTAGCAGAACCAAACAGCCACCAAATAGGAAGCCAAAAAGCTCGGCTCAGAAACCACAATCGAGGAGAGATATCAAAAGAAGAATACGAAATTCGGTGACGACACCAGCAGTCACTTTACCGACCACCACACAGACTTCGGAGGTAGTGTCCGCTACTTCGGAAACTACTCCTGCATTATCAGGAATTAACTTGATGATCACACCCAAGATGCACTCTTCAATAGAAGTAACGCCTACTTCCACATTAGCTCCAATCAATTGTGGAATAGCTCGGCCGGCAAGTGATCGAGGGTGTGGTGTCGTTTCGCCTTGTGGGAGGAGCCTCTCTGATAAGGATTTGCATGCGAGAACGTCGCCCTCGGAAAAGGTTTCTAGCGATACGTCAAGCACTGGGTATGATACGGGCAGCTCAGGGCTAGAGGATCGCCATGGGAACATCAATAATGGTTTGAATATTCAAAATCCATTTCAACAGGTTGGAGTTTCAGAGCTTACTTCAACTAGTTGTTGTGACAACGGTGGTTCCGTTGCTGAGATGGACTACTTATCAGAACCATCTATTAATGGTAGTGCGGAGGAGGGTGCTGTAAGTGAACACGAGAAAATCAGTAACCTACATTCAGAAAGATCTGTTGAAAAAGGGGCATTGCAAGATTTAGACAAACCACAATATCTTAATGGTGGACAAATTTCAATTGAAAACCCAAAGAGCAGTTTACATAATTCCTGTACAAACGAATCAATGACACAGGAAGTTACAAAACTGTCGCCAGAATGCGCGTTAGCAAATGGCGTCCATGAGGACGTATCAGATAACATCAAGAATCGTAATTCTGCGCAAGCCTTGGAATCAAAACAAGAAATAAGAGTTAGCCATCAGGTGCCAACCACAAATCGGTCGATGCCAACTGGTGAACATGTAAACGGTAATCACCCGACGGATCACCAGCGTTTAAATCAAGATATGGAAAGCGATTTCCGCAGCCATAATGATGCAGACTCCAGCGCAAATAGATCGTCACAGCAACCAGCCGACGAATCAGAGATTACTCCACCCAAATGTCATTCAACTCCAAAGACCTGCCCTCCAGCTCTCCAATCAGCATCCTCATCAGACAATCGGAGCATCATCGTTTCAGGAGCCACGCCTACACCGAGTCAATCCGTGTTCGGTAAGATACCTGGTACGGACGGACCGCCGACCCTGACGCCATCAGATAGTATCACTAATGACATCACTAATGAGGATTTATCACTGAAGTGTCGACGGATCTTCAGGAAGCAGCTTACTCTTGGAAAG CTGCCACAATGCCTTTGCATCCATCTCCAACGCGTGACATGGCTTTCGAATGGTCTCCCCTCGAGGCGTGAAGAGCACATTATCTTCCCAGAGTACCTGGACATGAGCCTCTACAAACAGACAACCGCTGTCAACTACACAGCTCAAACTACTACAGCCCAGAGTAGAGTCAAGTTACTTAGACTGCTCTCGGAGGAGGAACCAATGACGTCCCCACAGCCACCGCAAAG GAAGGCTAGTCATGGTTTCATTGGAAGCAACTTCTTGGCAGAGAGTGGAAGCAAGTCCCCGGTCGGCGTTTCAGTACCTCAGTTGTCACCCAGAATATCCCAGCAGGCACCTGGGTTTCCTGTTGCGGAGGACGGAACAACGAGACTGGAGAGGATGGAGGGTGGAGTCTCAGGCCAAGG CTGGAGATCAGCTGACTCAATATACAGACTCGCCTCGGCAGTCGTCCACCAGGGAGACGCGTACTCCGGACACTTCCTAACATTCagaagagcgccctctactgGCACGGAACTCCTCAGTGACAACTGGCTGTGCGTCTCCGATGAGAGCGTCTACGCATCAACTAGGAAGGAAGTGTTCTCGCAGAAGGCTTACATGCTTTACTATCAGAGGATGTAG